TGGATACTTGGAAGGCCTTTGAAAAGCTTTATAAAGAGGGATACATTTGCGCAATTGGAGTAAGTAACTTCCATGTTCATCATTTGAACCGGCTGATGGAAGCTGCAGATGTAGTACCTGCAGTAAATCAGGTCGAATTCCACCCTCGTTTTAGTCAAGTGGAACTCCGCAATTACTGCAAGCAAAAGGGCATTCAACTGGAAGCCTGGAGCCCGCTTATGCAGGGTAAGCTGCTTGATAATCCAACATTGAAAGAGATCGGGGATAAGTACGGGAAGAGCACATCCCAGGTTATTTTGCGCTGGGATCTGTAAAACGAGGTTGTGACTATTCCCAAATCGGTTAATCCAGAACGTATCAGACAAAACGCCGATCTTTTTGATTTTGAATTATCCGAAGAAGATATGGAACGCATTAACGGTCCTAATCCGGATGAACGGAACGGTCCTAATCCGGATGAATTCTTGTTCTAACTAAACCCCAGAAGCCTTGGTTCGGTAATCATCGGACCAGGGCTCTTTTTATAGAGCGGCAGTATGCATGTCCATGCCGCTTCCAAGCACATCTATGACCGTTGTTGGAACGACCGGTAATCATGCGTTAACTTTTAGGCGTTAATGCCGCATAGGAAAGAAAAATTATACTCAAATTTCCAGAAAAAGAACTCATTGACAACCGCCTAAAGGCAGGGTACAATCACAACATGTAAAAATCAATTTTGAAGAAAATGGAAAAGGGAAGAGGTGGTCTTCATGTTACAAAATGTGCAAAAAATAGCTCCTATCCAGCAGCAATACGGACTATCATCTACCCAAATGAATATGGAGCAGCCCCTTTCCGATCCCGGAGCAATGCCTTTTAAATTGTGTAAGCAGGTTCATGAGCAGGCGTTTTGAGGGGAAGCATTCCCTAATTGGCTGAGCAAATTGTGCTTACCGTCCAAGAGGTTGTACAGAGCATATGTCAGCAGACGTATGCTCTTTTTGTCTTTATCCACGGGTCCATTCGGAAAAGTGGAGTTAGGAATGATGAAAGAATGGGAATTTTCCATAGGGGGTGGACATATTGTTAAGCATTTTGTACAAATTGCGGTGGTTTTTCCGGCAGCATTGGAAGAGGTATACGATTGCTGTAGTCCTGCTGATTTTAGTAGGGGTTGGGGATATTATTCCACCGCAGATTGTGGGGAGAGTGGTGGATGGGATCCAGCAAGGGACCATTACATACGGGAGATTGGCAGAACTTCTGCTATTTACCCTTGGTCTTACATTTATTATTTATGGCATTACGTATGTATGGATGTATCAATTATTTGGTGGAGCTTACTGGGTGGAACGGATTCTTCGGTCCCGTTTGATGAAACATTTTATGAGAATGACGCCGACTTTTTATGAACGAAACCGGACGGGAGACCTGATGGCAAGAGCGACCAATGACTTAAAGGCAGTTTCCATTACGGCCGGCTTTGGGATTTTAACTTTAGTCGATTCCACGGCGTTTATGATCGTCATCTTATGCACCATGGGATTTGCCATCAGCTGGAAGCTTACCTTTGCGGCTTTGCTGCCCCTCCCCTTTATAGCCCTGGCCATGAAGGTATACGGGAAGACGATCCACGAACGTTACACGAAAGCCCAGGACGCATTCGGAGATATGAATGATCAAGTATTGGAATCCGTTTCCGGGGTTAGGGTGATCCGCGCTTATGTACAGGAGCAGGAAGATCGCAACCGGTTCAGGGATATTACGGAAGATGTCTATGCCAAAAATGCTTCCGTCGCCCGCATCGATGCCCTTTTTGATCCTACTATCAAGGTTTTGGTCGGAATCAGTTATATGATCGGTCTTGGATACGGGGCCTATCTGGTTTTTCAAAACAGTATCACACTGGGAGACCTTGTTACGTTTAACGTCTATCTGGGCATGCTGATCTGGCCGATGTTCGCACTGGGTGAGCTTATCAATGTGATGCAGCGCGGTTCCGCCTCCATGGACCGGGTGAATGAAACGCTGGGTTATTCTGAAGATGTTTCGGAACGCCCTCACCCCACTTATGTAGATTCACCGGAGACAATTGAATTCGAGGATGTTACCTTCCGGTATCCCTCTTCCACCGTTGATAATCTGAAGCATGTAAGTTTCACACTGAAAAGAGGGCAAACGCTCGGCATAGTGGGACGGACAGGAAGCGGCAAATCTACGCTGATCAAGCAATTGATGAGGGAATACCCGGGACTCAAAGGGAGTATCAGAATTTCCGGTGTTCCTATTGAACACCTTTCTCTAGAACAGCTTCATGGCTGGATTGGCTACGTACCTCAGGAACAGCTTCTATTCTCCAAGACGGTCAGGGAAAATATTTTGTTCGGTAAATCCGGAGGTTCTGATGGGGACGTTCAGAAAGCCATCCAGGACGCCTTATTCAGCCAAGATATAGAAACATTATCCCAAGGACTTGAGACGCTGGTTGGGGAAAAAGGTGTGGCCTTGTCGGGAGGTCAGAAACAGCGCGTATCTTTATCCAGGGCACTGATCGGCGATCCCGAAATTCTGATCCTTGACGATGCCATGTCCGCTGTGGACGCCCGGACGGAAGCCCGTATTATAGAAAATATCCGCCGGGAACGATCAGGGAAAACAACGTTAATCTCCAGTCACCGTCTGTCTGCCGTGGAGCATGCCGATTGGATTATTGTGATGGAGGATGGCAGAATTGCGGAGCAAGGTACCCATGAGGACCTGGTTGCTTTGGGCGGCTGGTACAGGGAACAATTCGAAAGGCAGCAAGTGGAATCCAATCTGAGTGAAGCGGAGGTGAATGCATGAGTGTAAGCAAGCGGCTTTTTCGATACGCGATGAAATATAAAAAAATGTTTATTATAGCTTTGCTGATGCTTGGTATCTCTGTCGCTGCGGAATTGACAGGTCCTTTCATCGCCAAGAAGATGATTGATACGAACATTCTCGGCATAGAAAAAGTATGGTACGAAACCGGAGCCGGGGAAAATGCTGTTTCATATCAGGGGAAACATTACACCCGAAGTGACCGCATGGCGGAAGCACCGGACCCTGCCAGACAGGCCAGGGTGCTGCAGGTAGGAAGGCAGTTCGTATTTACCGCCGAGACAATTGTGCAGGACGGGGAAAGGAAATGGGAAGAGGGTAAGCTTGCGGTTACCGCCAAAGACGGGAGTGTATCTGTATATCAGGCAAATCTGCTGACGACCGGGGAACTGTTTTCCTTTTACAAGCCGGAACTGCCTTATATACTCTTGCTGGTAGGATTTTATATGGTTTTACTGGTCATATCGGCTTTGTTCCAATACGGCGAGCGGTATATACTGCAAATTTCCGCCAATCGGGTCATTCAGACACTCCGGCTGGACGTATATGCTCATATTCAGCGTCTGCCGGTTCAGTATTTTGATAATCTACCGGCTGGGAAAGTGGTATCCCGGGTGACGAATGATACTGAGGCGGTACGTGACTTGTTTGTCTCGGTTCTTGCGAACTTTTTTTCCGGTTTTGTGTATATCACGGGTATTTATGTGGCCTTGTTCCTGCTTAATCCCGGCCTTGCGGGCATCAGCCTTCTGCTTTTGCCGCTGCTTGCCTTGTGGTTCGTCGTCTATAGAAAATTTGCCAATAAATACAATAAAATAATCCGTTCCCGGTTAAGTGACATTAATGCCATGATTAACGAATCCATTCAGGGAATGCCGATTATCCGTATTTTCCGCAGACAAAAAGAAACGAACCGGGAGTTTGAAGAATTAAATCAGGAATATTTTAAATACCAGAACAAGATGCTGAGTTTGAATGCGTTGACCGGGCATAATTTGACGAATGTGCTTCGGAATTTGTCACTGGTCGTGGCACTATGGTATTTCGGAGGGGCATCACTGACAGCCGGGACGGCCATTTCCCTTGGTGTTCTGTATGCGTATGTAGATTACCTGGGACGCTTGTTCCAGCCCGTTACCGGAATGGCTAACCAGCTCGCAAATCTGGAGCAGTCCCTTGTTTCTGCTGAGCGGGTTTTCAAACTGATGGATGAACCGGGTGAACCTGTCTCTCATGAAAGCATGCCTAGATACCGCGGGGATGTGGTATTCGATAAGGTCTCTTTTGCCTATAAAGAAGAGGAGTACGTATTGAAGCGGGTTTCTTTTGAAGCAAAGCAAGGAGAGACGGTGGCGTTAGTAGGGCATACAGGATCAGGAAAAAGCTCGATCATGAACCTGCTGTTCCGGTTTTATGATCCGCAAAAAGGCAAGATCCTCATCGACGGAATGCGCATCCGGGATATTCCGAAGCAGATGCTGCGGCAGCATATGGGCATCGTGCTTCAGGACCCGTTCCTGTTCACGGGGACGGTGGCGAGCAATGTTAGCCTTAATGATCCGTCCATCAGCCGTGAACGGGTAGAGAAGGCGCTGCGCGATGTCGGTTCGGAGCGGGTGCTTGCCCATCTGCCGAAAGGCTATGACGAGACGGTGCTGGAAAAAGGAAGCACGCTCTCAGCCGGACAGCGGCAGATCATTTCGTTCGCGCGGGCGTTGGCCTTCGACCCCGCGATTTTGATCCTGGATGAGGCGACCGCCAGCATTGATACCGAGACGGAGGCCGTCATCCAGGAAGCGCTTGAGGTGCTGAAACAGGGCCGCACCACCTTTATTATCGCGCACCGGTTGTCTACCATCCGGAACGCGGATCAAATCCTGGTACTGCATCGCGGGGAAATCGCCGAGCGGGGCCCGCATGATACTTTAATGCAGCTAAAAGGACGCTACTACCGCATGTATGAGCTCCAGCAAGGCAAGAAAGCTGCCGAGCAGGAGATACAGCGGCAGACAGACCCGGTGCCGGGCGAAGGACTCCCGGCAACTTGATGATGTGAAAAGCAGGGAGTTTTGGGCTGCCTGCTTTTTACTATATTTGAAACGCCTGTACATACTGCTGCGTAGTATAGAATACAATGATATACAGGAGAGCTTTTCTGTTTAACCATATGCAGATTTAAAATAGAAAGAAGGTTATAGGATATGAGACCGGATACCCGAAGGGTTTTAAATGGTATACAGCTGTTTGTTGAAATATTAATTGGCATTGGATTTTTCCTTGCTTTAGTACCATTTCTTTATATATGGTCTTCAGGTTGGGTGGTCCCGCTCGTCCTGATCAGCTTTATTCTTTCCATCGTTACCGGAAACGGCACGTTCCTGTTCAGCGGGTTGAATATATTGATGGCTCTGTTGAGCTTTATTCCTCTGTTAGGTTATATTCCCCGCCTGATTGGCATTCTGCTGGCCCTTCTAAATTGCGGTATCTTAAACAGACCAAGCCGTTTTTAATGAGCGGGATGCCTTCCGAATGTATAGACAGGTCATATACAAAATCTAAACTCCCTTGACATTCCTGGCAAAGCCGGACCAAGGGAGTTTTTTTGAAAAGAAGAAGAAACCCTGTCCCAAATCCGAAAGCATGTTGGCCAGATTCAATATCGGTCTCAAAACGAATTACTTTCGTTTTGAGACCTCCACATGTGCAGATGTAATTTTGTGGAAATGAACCCAGCCTCTCTTTTCCTCTTATCCGCCTAACCATTTTTGTTCCACTCCCTCTTAAATAAGGTTCAAGAGAAGGCGCTCCTCTTTGGATGATCTTTTCTTTATCCGTTTCCAATCTATGAAATTCAACGTTTGACGCTATGGTTCCCTGATTTCCTTACTTGTAAAACAGACTGTTTTCGTTGATAAGTCACTTTCCCGTATTTTGGGCATTTTGTACTGATTAACTGGAGAAAAAGGGACTGAATCATAACAAATTGCATGCATTTAGATAAAATAGACATCAACCTGTGCTACAATAGCTTAAAATCATGTAGAAGAGGGAAGGGAACATTTGTATGGGCACCAAGAGCAAGATACAAGTTGAAGATATTATCAAAGCGCATCATCTTCTGGGTAAAGTGATTGAGCCGTCACCTCTTCAACGGGATGTGCTGCTTTCCGACCAATATGAGTGCAATATCTATTTGAAAAGAGAAGATATGCTGATAGTCCGTTCTTTTAAAATACGCGGCGCCTATAATGTGATTCAGCATCTTTCCCCTGAGGAACGGGCAAATGGGGTAGTTTGTGCAAGTGCAGGAAACCATGCACAGGGAGTCGCCTATTCCTGCAAACAGCTTGGCATTGAAGGCAAGATTTTTATGCCTACCACGACGCCAAGGCAGAAGGTTTCCCAAGTGAAACTGTTTGGCGGACCTTTTGTAGAGGTCATTCTGACAGGAGATACCTTTGATGATTCATCCAAACAGGCGCAGGAGTACTGTACCAGAGAGAATAAAACCTTTATCCATCCATTTGACGATTATCGCACCATTGCCGGACAAGGTACGGTGGGTGTGGAAATTATGAATCAGATGTCGGACGCTCCGGACTTTATTTTTGCTTCCATCGGAGGCGGCGGACTTGCTGCCGGAATCGGTTCGTATATACAAAGCGTATCCCCTGGTACCAGGGTAATTGGTGTAGAGCCTGAAGGGGCAGCAGGAATGAAAGCTTCTTTAGATGAAGAACAAGTTGTAACTTTGGAGGAAATTGACAAGTTCGTGGATGGGGCAGCGGTGAAAGAAGTAGGTGAACTAACCTTTGAAATTTGCCGGGATGTACTCCATGATATCGTGCTTGTGCCAGAAGGCAAGGAATGCACTACGATTTTGGACTTGTACAATAATAATGCCATTGTCATTGAACCGGCCGGAGCCCTATCGGTTGCGGCCCTGGACGCTTACCGGGAACAAATCAGGGGAAAAAATGTAGTCTGTGTGATTAGCGGAGGCAATAATGACATTGACCGGATGCAGGAGATTAAGGAGCGGTCCTTAATCTACGAGGGGCTCAAGCATTATTTCATATTGAACTTCCCCCAAAGGGCCGGAGCGCTCAGGGAGTTCCTTGAGGAAGTGCTGGGAGAAGGGGACGATATCACACGTTTTGAATATATGAAGAAAAATAACCGGGATAATGCACCTGTGCTTGTGGGAATTGAGCTTAAAAACAAGGAAGATTATGAGGGGCTCATTGAACGTTTGTCACAAAAGGATTACCATTATATAGAAATCAATAAAGACCCGAAATTATTTAATCTGCTTATATGAATGGTGAAATGATAAAACAGGTAACTTTTCCCGAGAGGAGCTGCATAATGTTTCCTCCAGAGGCTGAAAATAATCAGCAATATCGCTTATTTTTAGCTGATACTTTCCTTATTCGGCACTCCAAAAAGAGGGATGTCGGAAGATCAAATTTTTTGTAGATTTTCTTGAACAGTGGTTGTATAATTGTGTCGCGGAATGCCATCATTCCGCCTGCCACTTCTCTGCCGGTTCCAGTAAATGGCCGGGAAGATGGACAAAAACTTTCGGGGGAAGTAAAATGAAAAAAACTCTGCAGTTCAGTCTAGTTATGCTGCTGGTGCTATCCGTAGTTCTTGCAGGATGCGGCAAGAAAAGCAGTAATGATGGTGGCAAGGAAAGGGCTTCCAAAGGATCTGATATCAAGATTGGTATGGTTA
This Paenibacillus larvae subsp. larvae DNA region includes the following protein-coding sequences:
- a CDS encoding ABC transporter ATP-binding protein produces the protein MLSILYKLRWFFRQHWKRYTIAVVLLILVGVGDIIPPQIVGRVVDGIQQGTITYGRLAELLLFTLGLTFIIYGITYVWMYQLFGGAYWVERILRSRLMKHFMRMTPTFYERNRTGDLMARATNDLKAVSITAGFGILTLVDSTAFMIVILCTMGFAISWKLTFAALLPLPFIALAMKVYGKTIHERYTKAQDAFGDMNDQVLESVSGVRVIRAYVQEQEDRNRFRDITEDVYAKNASVARIDALFDPTIKVLVGISYMIGLGYGAYLVFQNSITLGDLVTFNVYLGMLIWPMFALGELINVMQRGSASMDRVNETLGYSEDVSERPHPTYVDSPETIEFEDVTFRYPSSTVDNLKHVSFTLKRGQTLGIVGRTGSGKSTLIKQLMREYPGLKGSIRISGVPIEHLSLEQLHGWIGYVPQEQLLFSKTVRENILFGKSGGSDGDVQKAIQDALFSQDIETLSQGLETLVGEKGVALSGGQKQRVSLSRALIGDPEILILDDAMSAVDARTEARIIENIRRERSGKTTLISSHRLSAVEHADWIIVMEDGRIAEQGTHEDLVALGGWYREQFERQQVESNLSEAEVNA
- a CDS encoding ABC transporter ATP-binding protein — encoded protein: MSVSKRLFRYAMKYKKMFIIALLMLGISVAAELTGPFIAKKMIDTNILGIEKVWYETGAGENAVSYQGKHYTRSDRMAEAPDPARQARVLQVGRQFVFTAETIVQDGERKWEEGKLAVTAKDGSVSVYQANLLTTGELFSFYKPELPYILLLVGFYMVLLVISALFQYGERYILQISANRVIQTLRLDVYAHIQRLPVQYFDNLPAGKVVSRVTNDTEAVRDLFVSVLANFFSGFVYITGIYVALFLLNPGLAGISLLLLPLLALWFVVYRKFANKYNKIIRSRLSDINAMINESIQGMPIIRIFRRQKETNREFEELNQEYFKYQNKMLSLNALTGHNLTNVLRNLSLVVALWYFGGASLTAGTAISLGVLYAYVDYLGRLFQPVTGMANQLANLEQSLVSAERVFKLMDEPGEPVSHESMPRYRGDVVFDKVSFAYKEEEYVLKRVSFEAKQGETVALVGHTGSGKSSIMNLLFRFYDPQKGKILIDGMRIRDIPKQMLRQHMGIVLQDPFLFTGTVASNVSLNDPSISRERVEKALRDVGSERVLAHLPKGYDETVLEKGSTLSAGQRQIISFARALAFDPAILILDEATASIDTETEAVIQEALEVLKQGRTTFIIAHRLSTIRNADQILVLHRGEIAERGPHDTLMQLKGRYYRMYELQQGKKAAEQEIQRQTDPVPGEGLPAT
- the ilvA gene encoding threonine ammonia-lyase IlvA, whose translation is MGTKSKIQVEDIIKAHHLLGKVIEPSPLQRDVLLSDQYECNIYLKREDMLIVRSFKIRGAYNVIQHLSPEERANGVVCASAGNHAQGVAYSCKQLGIEGKIFMPTTTPRQKVSQVKLFGGPFVEVILTGDTFDDSSKQAQEYCTRENKTFIHPFDDYRTIAGQGTVGVEIMNQMSDAPDFIFASIGGGGLAAGIGSYIQSVSPGTRVIGVEPEGAAGMKASLDEEQVVTLEEIDKFVDGAAVKEVGELTFEICRDVLHDIVLVPEGKECTTILDLYNNNAIVIEPAGALSVAALDAYREQIRGKNVVCVISGGNNDIDRMQEIKERSLIYEGLKHYFILNFPQRAGALREFLEEVLGEGDDITRFEYMKKNNRDNAPVLVGIELKNKEDYEGLIERLSQKDYHYIEINKDPKLFNLLI